A genomic stretch from Xenopus laevis strain J_2021 chromosome 6S, Xenopus_laevis_v10.1, whole genome shotgun sequence includes:
- the otud6b.S gene encoding OTU domain-containing protein 6B isoform X1 yields MDEVEENSEEGLLIKQHRKEKKDLQAKIQSMKNNVPKNDKKRRKQLTEDIAKLEAELEARHKGDLEALSQKQTGPTQVSGITNGVNSLDLESEEPVQQPRVSKAKKRREKKAAQEKERDERIAEAEIVNLSGARHIESQKLAHILLERELQIRQIPSDGHCMYKAIEHQLNERGNAFTVANFRSQTADYMQNHAEDFLPFLTNSSTGGMYTHEEFLKYCTDIVNTPAWGGQLELRALSHILKTPIEVIQAESSPIVIGEEYSNKSITLVYMRHAYGLGEHYNSVENLDTITENS; encoded by the exons ATGGATGAGGTGGAAGAGAACTCGGAAGAGGGTCTGTTGATTAAGCAGCACCGTAAGGAGAAGAAGGACCTGCAAG CCAAAATACAGAGCATGAAGAATAATGTGCCCAAGAATGACAAAAAGAGAAGGAAGCAGCTGACTGAAGATATTGCTAAGTTGGAAGCAGAACTCGAAGCGAGACACAAAGGAGACTTGGAAGCCCTGTCACAGAAGCAAACTGGACCAACCCAA GTGAGCGGTATTACAAATGGCGTGAACAGTTTAGATTTGGAAAGTGAGGAGCCAGTTCAGCAGCCACGCGTATCCAAGGCAAAGAAGAGGCGG GAAAAAAAGGCTGCCCAGGAAAAAGAAAGGGATGAACGCATTGCTGAGGCAGAAATAGTCAATTTATCAGGAGCCAGGCACATTGAAAGCCAGAAACTTGCCCACATTTTGTTAGAGAGGGAGCTGCAGATCAGGCAGATCCCCTCTGATGGACACTGCATGTACAAAGCTATTGAACACCAATTGAACGAGCGAGGTAATGCCTTCACTGTAGCAAATTTTAGAAGCCAAACTGCAGACTATATGCAAAATCATGCTGAAGATTTCCTTCCATTCTTAACAAACTCCTCAACAGGCGGGATGTACACACACG AAGAGTTTCTGAAATACTGCACTGACATAGTGAATACACCAGCATGGGGTGGCCAGTTAGAG cttaGAGCCCTGTCTCATATTCTGAAAACACCTATAGAAGTGATCCAGGCAGAATCCTCACCTATTGTCATTGGTGAAGAATACTCAAACAAATCGATCACCTTAGT atatatGCGACATGCGTATGGACTGGGGGAACATTACAATTCCGTTGAAAATCTGGACACAATTACAGAGAACAGCTAG
- the otud6b.S gene encoding OTU domain-containing protein 6B, translating into MDEVEENSEEGLLIKQHRKEKKDLQAKIQSMKNNVPKNDKKRRKQLTEDIAKLEAELEARHKGDLEALSQKQTGPTQVCPIVQQLCDECCHFKVSGITNGVNSLDLESEEPVQQPRVSKAKKRREKKAAQEKERDERIAEAEIVNLSGARHIESQKLAHILLERELQIRQIPSDGHCMYKAIEHQLNERGNAFTVANFRSQTADYMQNHAEDFLPFLTNSSTGGMYTHEEFLKYCTDIVNTPAWGGQLELRALSHILKTPIEVIQAESSPIVIGEEYSNKSITLVYMRHAYGLGEHYNSVENLDTITENS; encoded by the exons ATGGATGAGGTGGAAGAGAACTCGGAAGAGGGTCTGTTGATTAAGCAGCACCGTAAGGAGAAGAAGGACCTGCAAG CCAAAATACAGAGCATGAAGAATAATGTGCCCAAGAATGACAAAAAGAGAAGGAAGCAGCTGACTGAAGATATTGCTAAGTTGGAAGCAGAACTCGAAGCGAGACACAAAGGAGACTTGGAAGCCCTGTCACAGAAGCAAACTGGACCAACCCAAGTGTGTCCCATTGTGCAGCAGCTGTGTGACGAGTGCTGTCACTTTAAG GTGAGCGGTATTACAAATGGCGTGAACAGTTTAGATTTGGAAAGTGAGGAGCCAGTTCAGCAGCCACGCGTATCCAAGGCAAAGAAGAGGCGG GAAAAAAAGGCTGCCCAGGAAAAAGAAAGGGATGAACGCATTGCTGAGGCAGAAATAGTCAATTTATCAGGAGCCAGGCACATTGAAAGCCAGAAACTTGCCCACATTTTGTTAGAGAGGGAGCTGCAGATCAGGCAGATCCCCTCTGATGGACACTGCATGTACAAAGCTATTGAACACCAATTGAACGAGCGAGGTAATGCCTTCACTGTAGCAAATTTTAGAAGCCAAACTGCAGACTATATGCAAAATCATGCTGAAGATTTCCTTCCATTCTTAACAAACTCCTCAACAGGCGGGATGTACACACACG AAGAGTTTCTGAAATACTGCACTGACATAGTGAATACACCAGCATGGGGTGGCCAGTTAGAG cttaGAGCCCTGTCTCATATTCTGAAAACACCTATAGAAGTGATCCAGGCAGAATCCTCACCTATTGTCATTGGTGAAGAATACTCAAACAAATCGATCACCTTAGT atatatGCGACATGCGTATGGACTGGGGGAACATTACAATTCCGTTGAAAATCTGGACACAATTACAGAGAACAGCTAG